The following coding sequences are from one Danio rerio strain Tuebingen ecotype United States chromosome 21, GRCz12tu, whole genome shotgun sequence window:
- the LOC103909490 gene encoding leukocyte cell-derived chemotaxin-2-like isoform X2 has protein sequence MLMKSSLIFLACLFLVDTSLEKDKTTTKRKAQREEMKITQPNKSLTSTGRSKEVLNRTKEIKTRNDMGCTSIGGICQRNSYICQGRYLKDKCRGEKSRQCCMPASAWSALCAGSHYNRVRACDSYGCGGFNSRSDLGLHKGIDIVCDDYGIINAPFSGNLGGPVGRAVGESIQYDGVKLYNKGEAMGYLLPLQDTFSGITSHLELQMCDGSDPSPFI, from the exons ATGCTGATGAAATCCTCCTTGATTTTCCTGGCATGTT TGTTTCTTGTGGATACTTCCCTTGAAAAAGATAAGACCACTACAAAAAGAAAAGCTCAGAGGGAGGAAATGAAAATCACCCAACCTAATAAGAGTCTGACCTCAACTGGAAGAAGCAAAGAGGTCTTAAACAGGACTAAAGAAATCAAGACAAGAAACGACATGGGATGTACAAGCATAGGAGGCATCTGTCAACGAAATAGTTACATCTGTCAGGGCAGATACTTAAAGGATAAATGTCGGGGAGAGAAGTCACGCCAGTGTTGCATGCCAG CTTCAGCCTGGAGTGCTCTGTGTGCTGGTAGTCATTATAACAGAGTACGAGCTTGTGACAGCTATGGTTGCGGTGGCTTTAACTCCAGAAG TGATTTGGGTCTCCACAAAGGAATCGATATCGTGTGTGATGATTATGGCATCATCAACGCTCCTTTTTCTGGAAACCTGGGTGGTCCTGTTGGGAGAGCAGTGGGAGAGTCTATTCAATACGATGGTGTCAAACTCTATAACAAAG GAGAGGCAATGGGTTACCTGTTACCCCTACAGGACACTTTCTCTGGCATCACCTCACACCTGGAGCTTCAGATGTGTGATGGGTCTGATCCCTCGCCCTTCATATGA
- the LOC103909490 gene encoding leukocyte cell-derived chemotaxin-2-like isoform X1 yields the protein MLMKSSLIFLACLFLVDTSLEKDKTTTKRKAQREEMKITQPNKSLTSTGRSKEVLNRTKEIKTRNDMGCTSIGGICQRNSYICQGRYLKDKCRGEKSRQCCMPASAWSALCAGSHYNRVRACDSYGCGGFNSRSDLGLHKGIDIVCDDYGIINAPFSGNLGGPVGRAVGESIQYDGVKLYNKVHCVKIFNIRSYSYFGFVVQGEAMGYLLPLQDTFSGITSHLELQMCDGSDPSPFI from the exons ATGCTGATGAAATCCTCCTTGATTTTCCTGGCATGTT TGTTTCTTGTGGATACTTCCCTTGAAAAAGATAAGACCACTACAAAAAGAAAAGCTCAGAGGGAGGAAATGAAAATCACCCAACCTAATAAGAGTCTGACCTCAACTGGAAGAAGCAAAGAGGTCTTAAACAGGACTAAAGAAATCAAGACAAGAAACGACATGGGATGTACAAGCATAGGAGGCATCTGTCAACGAAATAGTTACATCTGTCAGGGCAGATACTTAAAGGATAAATGTCGGGGAGAGAAGTCACGCCAGTGTTGCATGCCAG CTTCAGCCTGGAGTGCTCTGTGTGCTGGTAGTCATTATAACAGAGTACGAGCTTGTGACAGCTATGGTTGCGGTGGCTTTAACTCCAGAAG TGATTTGGGTCTCCACAAAGGAATCGATATCGTGTGTGATGATTATGGCATCATCAACGCTCCTTTTTCTGGAAACCTGGGTGGTCCTGTTGGGAGAGCAGTGGGAGAGTCTATTCAATACGATGGTGTCAAACTCTATAACAAAG TGCACTGTGTGAAGATCTTCAACATCCGATCATATAGTTACTTTGGGTTTGTTGTTCAAGGAGAGGCAATGGGTTACCTGTTACCCCTACAGGACACTTTCTCTGGCATCACCTCACACCTGGAGCTTCAGATGTGTGATGGGTCTGATCCCTCGCCCTTCATATGA